In Panicum virgatum strain AP13 chromosome 4N, P.virgatum_v5, whole genome shotgun sequence, a single window of DNA contains:
- the LOC120669842 gene encoding ribosomal RNA small subunit methyltransferase G-like — protein MSLCCCSTAAGRGFFLPSILLSRRRHPLLNLRTTATVAPAPAAAAATSISSLSARQQRQVTVYVEALLDWNQRMNLTAVTDEAEVMTRHVEDSLAVLPPLERAYRARSTSGGRDTDGVSLVDVGSGAGLPGLILAVARPSWRFTLLESMKKRCTFLEHAIEAMGLSNVDVVCDRAENVGQSLDYREAYDIAAARAVAELKVLAEYCLPLVRVGGLFIAAKGHDPHEEIKNAKSAVQKLGASMLELCNVESMGPHGQRTAVIYFKERATPKKYPRLPGTPSKMPL, from the exons ATGTCGCTCTGCTgctgcagcaccgccgccgggcgAGGCTTCTTCCTCCCTAGTATCCTCCTGAGCCGGCGCCGACACCCCCTCCTCAACCTCCGCACCACCGCAACCGTCGCccccgcccctgccgccgccgccgccaccagcatCTCCTCCCTCTCGGCACGGCAGCAGCGCCAGGTCACCGTCTACGTGGAAGCTCTCCTCGACTGGAACCAG AGGATGAACCTCACCGCCGTCACTGACGAGGCCGAGGTCATGACGCGCCACGTGGAGGACTCCCTCGCCGTGCTGCCCCCGCTGGAGCGTGCGTACCGCGcccgctccacctccggcggcCGCGACACCGACGGCGTCAGCCTTGTCGACGTCGGTTCCGGGGCCGGGCTGCCGGGCCTTATCCTCGCCGTTGCAAGGCCAA GCTGGCGATTTACACTACTGGAGTCGATGAAGAAGCGGTGCACGTTTCTGGAGCACGCCATTGAGGCCATGGGGTTGTCAAATGTGGATGTGGTGTGTGACCGGGCGGAG AATGTTGGCCAAAGTCTTGATTACAGAGAAGCATATGATATAGCAGCTGCAAGAGCCGTCGCAGAACTGAAAGTTCTGG CGGAATACTGCCTTCCATTGGTTCGTGTTGGTGGTTTGTTCATAGCTGCAAAAGGGCATGATCCCCAT gaagaaataaaaaatgctAAAAGTGCTGTACAGAAATTGGGTGCTTCCATGCTCGAATTGTGTAATG TTGAATCAATGGGACCTCATGGTCAGCGGACAGCTGTTATATACTTTAAAGAACGAGCTACGCCAAAAAAATACCCGCGCCTTCCTG GTACTCCTTCCAAAATGCCATTATGA
- the LOC120668529 gene encoding metalloendoproteinase 2-MMP-like — protein sequence MASATSPLVLLAAMVVAALVVAPVSSAADLPSGFAAITSKLPNPWSAFKNLTGCHFGEEQQGLAKLKGYLSHFGYLPESPGFNDMFDADLEEAVRVYQRNFGLNITGAMDAPTVAQMMAPRCGVADVINGTSTMGASSSHAHGRNLYTYFPGAPRWPRSRRSLRYAIAQTAATPIDRATLSGVFARAFARWSAATTLNFTETASAEDADITIGFYAGDHGDGEAFDGPLGTLAHAFSPTDGRFHLDAAESWVATGDVSRASSAVAVDLESVAVHEIGHLLGLGHSSEPGAIMFPTITSRTRKVDLASDDVVGIQSLYGGNPNFKGVAPPATSSREMDSAAGVRSRPWSALVAVVAVAAGLAVAL from the coding sequence atggCCAGCGCCACCTCCCCTCTCGTCCTGCTCGCCGCCATGGTGGTGGCCGCGCTCGTCGTGGCACCAGTCTCGTCGGCGGCGGACCTGCCATCCGGCTTCGCGGCCATCACGTCCAAGCTCCCCAACCCGTGGTCGGCCTTCAAGAACCTCACCGGCTGCCACTTCGGCGAGGAGCAGCAGGGCCTCGCCAAGCTCAAGGGCTACCTCTCCCACTTCGGCTACCTCCCCGAGTCGCCGGGGTTCAACGACATGTTCGACGCCGACCTGGAGGAGGCTGTCAGGGTGTACCAGCGCAACTTCGGCCTCAACATCACCGGCGCGATGGACGCGCCGACGGTGGCCCAGATGATGGCGCCGCGGTGCGGCGTCGCGGACGTCATCAACGGCACCTCCACCATGGGCGCCTCGTCGTCGCACGCCCACGGCCGGAACCTCTACACCTACTTCCCAGGAGCCCCGAGGTGGCCGCGCTCCAGGAGGAGCCTCCGGTACGCCATCGCGCAGACCGCCGCGACGCCCATCGACCGGGCGACGCTGAGCGGGGTGTTCGCGCGCGCCTTCGCGCGGTGGTCGGCGGCCACGACGCTCAACTTCACGGAGACCGCGTCGGCGGAGGACGCCGACATCACCATTGGGTTCTACGCGGGGgaccacggcgacggcgaggcgttCGACGGGCCGCTGGGCACGCTGGCGCACGCCTTCTCCCCGACGGACGGGCGGTTCCACCTGGACGCCGCCGAGTCGTGGGTGGCCACCGGCGACGTGTCGCGGGCGTCGTCGGCCGTGGCCGTGGACCTCGAGTCCGTGGCCGTGCACGAGATCGGGCACCTCCTCGGGCTGGGCCACTCGTCGGAGCCCGGCGCCATCATGTTCCCGACCATCACGTCGCGCACCAGGAAGGTGGACCTCGCCTCGGACGACGTCGTGGGCATCCAGAGCCTGTACGGGGGCAACCCCAACTTCAAGGgcgtcgcgccgccggccacgagcAGCCGGGAGATGGacagcgccgccggcgtgcgctcCCGGCCGTGGAGCGCGCTGGTGGCCGTCGTAGCCGTGGCCGCCGGGCTCGCGGTAGCGTTGTAG